Genomic window (Fodinibius sp. Rm-B-1B1-1):
TCCTGCAAGAGCTATAGTGCTCACTTTTGTATGCTCAATGGCATTACGCAACTTTTTCACAAGAACTTCAGTAATGGCATACGAAACGCTGGCACAAATATCATCCACATGATCTTCCAGAAATTGCTCCCGATTATCCTGCTCCTCAAGAAAGTATTTCACTGCGGTCTTTAATCCCGAAAAACTAAACTCAAAATCGTTGTCCAGCATTGCCTGCGGAAAGTCATGAAAATCAGGATCTCCCTGCTTCGATCGCTCATCAATAACCGGACCTGCGGGATATGGTAGACCTAATATTTTCCCAATTTTATCAAAGGCTTCTCCGGCCGCATCGTCACGGGTTTGTCCCAATAATGTATGCTCAAAAGCCCCCGTAACATGAACTAACTGTGTATGTCCACCAGAAACCGTAAGCGACACAAACGGATATTCCGGCTGATTATCAATGAAATTAGCATAGATATGTGCATCCATATGATTGACTCCTACAAGTGGAATATTTCGGGAAAGAGACAATCCTTTGGCAAAACAAAGTCCTACCAGCAGCGACCCCATCAGCCCAGGCCCTTGTGTTACGGCTACGGCATCAATAGCGTCCAGTGAAGTATCAGCTTCATCCAGCGATTGCTGCACTGTACGCCAAATCGTTTTATGATGAGCTCGGGAAGCCAACTCGGGCACGACTCCTCCATACTGCTCATGCACTGCTTGCGAAGCTATAATATTTGACTGCAAGCCACCATCTGTATAAACAGCCGCCGCCGTTTCATCACATGATGACTCTATACCTAAGATATTCATGAGATACTTTCTAAAATCTAAATGACTTTTGAAGGGTTTACAGATCCTGAAACAAGTTCAGGATGACATGCAGTTTTCAAGAGTCTATCAAAAATTAAAACAATTGTAATGTTTTAGGCGATGCTCAACATTCGTTCGATTGGCAAATGGGCCCGCTCGGCCAATTCAGCATCTACTTTCACCTCATACTGCTCGTATTTCAAGGCATCATACAACTTCTCGAGATTGATCATTTTCATGTATTCACAAACTGCATTTTCATTCGCCGGGTAAAACTTCTTACCTGGATTTTCTTTTCGCATGCGATGCAATATGCCGGTCTCCGTAGCCACTACAAATTCTTCGGCATCCGATTCTTGCGCTTGCTCTAACATACCACTGGTGGAGTGAATATGACCGTCTTTACAATCAAAATACATGGCCGATTTCATCATACAAGAGGTTGAGCAACCACATTCGGGATGTATCAAAATTTCAGCATCGGGATATTCTTCCTGTTTTTCGGCTAAATTAACTTCTCCAATTTTTTCGTGCACATGACACGCACCGTCCCATATATTAAGCTCGCGTCCGGTAACCATCTCTACATAGGATCCCAAAAACTTATCCGGTAAAAACAGAATTTCTTTATCCTCGGGAATCGACTCCACAATATCTACGGCATTCGAAGAGGTACAGCAATAATCACACTCGGCTTTAATAGCTGCTGTCGTATTAATGTAGGTAACTACTACTGCATCAGGATGCTCTGTTTTCCACTCCCGAAGCTGTTCAACGGTAATACTGTCGGCCAATGAACAACCGGCATCTAAATCAGGAATAAGCACCGTTTTATCCGGCGAAATAATCGACGCTGTCTCCGCCATAAAGTGTACGCCACAAAAAACGATCATCTCGGCATCCGTTTCGGCCGCCTGGTGCGAAAGACCAAGAGAATCACCCAAATAATCAGCAATATCCTGCACCTCAGGCACCATGTAATTATGTCCTAAGATGACCGCATTCTTTTCTTCTTTTAGTTTCTTAATCCCATCAACAAGTTCCTGGGTCTTCATAATTGTTATTGAATTCTACTTCTAATGATTATTGATATACGTTAAACGCTGACTAATATCGAACGCTTTCACCGAATGTGTTAGCGCTCCAATGGAAATATAATCCACACCAGTCGCAGCAATTTCTTTCACAGTATCAAGTGTTACATTGCCCGATGCTTCAGTATGAGCTCTCGAACCAATAATTTCCACGGCTTTGTTCATCTGCTCAATACTCATATTATCAAGCATAATGACATCGGCCCCAGCGGCAAGCGCTTCTCTTACCTGATCTAAAGTCACAGTCTCTACCTCAACTTGAATCTCAGGACTGGAGTTTCTAATCTTCTGAACTGCTTCTGTGATATTCCCTGCTGCCACAATATGATTATCTTTAACCATAGCCATATCGTAGAGTCCCATGCGGTGATTCGTTCCGCCACCGGCCTGTACGGCATATTTATCTAACTGCCGAAAGCCCGGAACCGTTTTTCGAGTATCTAAAATTTCTACAGAATATTCATCAACAGCATCTACAAACTTTTGTGTCATAGTAGCAATTCCAGACATTCGCTGAGCTATATTCAAGGCAATCCGCTCGGCGGTCAAAAGTGCTCGGGCTCTTCCTTTTAGAGTAACGATTTCAGTACCTTCGTCTACTATAGTTCCATCTTCAACATTCGGTTCCCAGACTACTAAAGGATCCAAATATTCAAACACTTGCTTTGCAACATCGAGTCCTGCTACAATCCCCTGCTCTTTTGCCACCCAAACGGCACGTGCCTGCTGCGTTTTATCAACAATAGCATTTGTAGTTACATCGCCGGATTGTACATCCTCATCAAAAGCACGATCAATCAGTGCTTCAACAACTACATTATCAACTGTTATAGAATCTAAGTTATTCGTCATACTGATAAAACCTTAAAACGTTCTCTATAAAATGTATTGTGATTACTTTGAGGATCCAATTCAGGATA
Coding sequences:
- the nadC gene encoding carboxylating nicotinate-nucleotide diphosphorylase — protein: MTNNLDSITVDNVVVEALIDRAFDEDVQSGDVTTNAIVDKTQQARAVWVAKEQGIVAGLDVAKQVFEYLDPLVVWEPNVEDGTIVDEGTEIVTLKGRARALLTAERIALNIAQRMSGIATMTQKFVDAVDEYSVEILDTRKTVPGFRQLDKYAVQAGGGTNHRMGLYDMAMVKDNHIVAAGNITEAVQKIRNSSPEIQVEVETVTLDQVREALAAGADVIMLDNMSIEQMNKAVEIIGSRAHTEASGNVTLDTVKEIAATGVDYISIGALTHSVKAFDISQRLTYINNH
- the tsaD gene encoding tRNA (adenosine(37)-N6)-threonylcarbamoyltransferase complex transferase subunit TsaD, with product MNILGIESSCDETAAAVYTDGGLQSNIIASQAVHEQYGGVVPELASRAHHKTIWRTVQQSLDEADTSLDAIDAVAVTQGPGLMGSLLVGLCFAKGLSLSRNIPLVGVNHMDAHIYANFIDNQPEYPFVSLTVSGGHTQLVHVTGAFEHTLLGQTRDDAAGEAFDKIGKILGLPYPAGPVIDERSKQGDPDFHDFPQAMLDNDFEFSFSGLKTAVKYFLEEQDNREQFLEDHVDDICASVSYAITEVLVKKLRNAIEHTKVSTIALAGGVSANSMLRRKATELAEQTGCTLYIPKLAYCTDNAAMIAITGYMMAERQMYADMNMKPFANLKALERMNM
- the nadA gene encoding quinolinate synthase NadA, translating into MKTQELVDGIKKLKEEKNAVILGHNYMVPEVQDIADYLGDSLGLSHQAAETDAEMIVFCGVHFMAETASIISPDKTVLIPDLDAGCSLADSITVEQLREWKTEHPDAVVVTYINTTAAIKAECDYCCTSSNAVDIVESIPEDKEILFLPDKFLGSYVEMVTGRELNIWDGACHVHEKIGEVNLAEKQEEYPDAEILIHPECGCSTSCMMKSAMYFDCKDGHIHSTSGMLEQAQESDAEEFVVATETGILHRMRKENPGKKFYPANENAVCEYMKMINLEKLYDALKYEQYEVKVDAELAERAHLPIERMLSIA